GGACATCTTCGAAAAGCTCATCAAGGAATACACCGAAAAGCAGTGGGGCCGTAATTGCAAGGACTTGCCGGCGTTCATCATCAAGCGCCTCCCAGTGCGTCTCATATTCGACAACAACTACTTTAACGACAAGTACCAGGGCATTCCTATCGGCGGTTACAACAAGCTCATTGACGGATTGCTCACCGGAATCAAGACGCGCACCGGCGTCGATTTCTTTGCTGAATATAAAGACAACAGGCGTGAAATAGCAGACAAGCTTGTCTACACAGGCGCCATTGATGAATTTTTCGGCTATAAGCTCGGCAAGCTCGACTGGCGCACCGTCAGTTTCAAGACGCGCACAGAAAACACGCCAAACTTCCAAGGAAACGCCGTCGTCAACTACACTTCGCATGACCAGCCGTATACACGTATCATCGAGCACAAGCATTTTGAAATGTTCGGCGCCGATGTCTATAGCGTTCCGAAAACGGTTGTCTCAGAAGAATACTCCACCGAATACAAAGACGGCATGGAACCTTACTACCCCGTCAATGATGAGCGCAACAACAAGCTCGCCGAAGAATACCGCAAACTAGCCGATCAAGAAAAAGATGTCATCTTTGGAGGCCGTCTTGCGCAATACAAGTATTACGACATGGCCCCGATTATCGAGCAAGTCCTGAACATTGAAAAATTCTAAATTTCAGCCATGCTCGAAGATTCCAAAATAAAGATTCTCGTCTGTTGCCACAAACCAAGCGAATTGCCGCAAGACGGTATATTCTTACCGATTCATGTCGGAGCAGCCATTTCAGAGGCAAACCTTGGAATCCAACGCGACGATCAATTGAACGGAGAGCCTTGTGACAATATCAGCAACAAGAACCGCAGTTTTTGTGAGCTGACCGCAATTTATTGGGCGTGGAAAAATATCAAGTCTATTTATCCGAACTTAGAATATATCGGACTAAACCATTATCGTCGTTTTTTCGCGTTTAATGAGACTCGCCTCACAAGCAGTGGCATACCAAAAGATGTAAAAGGCATTTCCGAGTACAAGCTCAATACATCTAGAATCGAGTCCTGGCTTTCTGCCAACAAGGTCATCACAACCCCCAGGGCGTACCTCAAGACCTCAGTCGCAAGCGGCTACGAACATGCCCACTACAGCTCCGATTTACGCGTCATTCATGATATCGTTCGAAACGACTACCCAGAATTTTTAAACGCGTTCAACGATGTATTTCTCGGCAGCAACTACTTTTACGACTGCAACATGTTCATCATGCCGTGGAACGAATTCGACGATTACTGCAAATGGCTTTTTGGAATTTTATTCAAAGCAGAAAAAATCATCGACATCG
This is a stretch of genomic DNA from Fibrobacter sp. UWB13. It encodes these proteins:
- the glf gene encoding UDP-galactopyranose mutase produces the protein MKEFDYLIVGSGLFGATFAYRATRAGKKCLVIDKRAQLGGNVYCENIEGINVHKYGAHIFHTSNKQVWDFVNSIVEFNRYTNSPVANYKGKLYNLPFNMNTFYQMWGVTTPAEAKAKIEEQKAEAIAALNGREPANLEEQALTLVGKDIFEKLIKEYTEKQWGRNCKDLPAFIIKRLPVRLIFDNNYFNDKYQGIPIGGYNKLIDGLLTGIKTRTGVDFFAEYKDNRREIADKLVYTGAIDEFFGYKLGKLDWRTVSFKTRTENTPNFQGNAVVNYTSHDQPYTRIIEHKHFEMFGADVYSVPKTVVSEEYSTEYKDGMEPYYPVNDERNNKLAEEYRKLADQEKDVIFGGRLAQYKYYDMAPIIEQVLNIEKF
- a CDS encoding DUF4422 domain-containing protein encodes the protein MLEDSKIKILVCCHKPSELPQDGIFLPIHVGAAISEANLGIQRDDQLNGEPCDNISNKNRSFCELTAIYWAWKNIKSIYPNLEYIGLNHYRRFFAFNETRLTSSGIPKDVKGISEYKLNTSRIESWLSANKVITTPRAYLKTSVASGYEHAHYSSDLRVIHDIVRNDYPEFLNAFNDVFLGSNYFYDCNMFIMPWNEFDDYCKWLFGILFKAEKIIDIEKYDSYQKRIYGFLAERLWTVWVKYKQYSLKNLNYYVYTENPKKIDEGLIARLKYKKMRIKDNFAFFLSKVRGNKQERYWTVP